One Delphinus delphis chromosome 3, mDelDel1.2, whole genome shotgun sequence genomic region harbors:
- the B3GNT3 gene encoding LOW QUALITY PROTEIN: N-acetyllactosaminide beta-1,3-N-acetylglucosaminyltransferase 3 (The sequence of the model RefSeq protein was modified relative to this genomic sequence to represent the inferred CDS: inserted 5 bases in 3 codons; deleted 1 base in 1 codon; substituted 2 bases at 2 genomic stop codons): MRCSRHLRTELGLAVALGTFTLLLLSICRSPPTCPGLKEPPGTPVALVWPSPPSRPPPTPRLANSSMAALPDFTRQPPHIRNFLLYKHCRDVVLLQDVPPDKCVQPVFLLLVIKSSPSNYEHRELVWLRWGRKRQVHGVXLRRLFLVGTDPNPPETRKVNRLXAMEARMHGDILQWDFYDSFFNLTLKQVLFLQWQKTRCTXASFMLNWDDDVFAHPDNVVTYLQGDNPDHHLSVGQLTHSVCPVCLPWSKYYVPKVVTEEEHYPPYCRGGGFLLSRFTATALXQHTPALDLFPMDDVFLGMCQKQEGXSHSGILTAGVQAPSSRLSSFDPCFYRELPLVHRFLPYEMLLMWDVLNQPNLTCDKRTQIY, translated from the exons ATGAGGTGTTCTCGGCACCTGCGGACAGAGTTGGGCCTGGCTgtggctctgggcaccttcaccctcctccttctc tcaatCTGCAGGTCACCACCCACCTGCCCAGGCCTGAAGGAGCCACCGGGCACCCCCGTGGCTCTGGTCTGGCCCTCGCCACCCTCCCGCCCACCGCCCACCCCCCGCCTGGCCAACTCCTCCATGGCCGCCCTGCCGGACTTCACCAGGCAGCCGCCGCACATCCGCAACTTCCTGCTGTACAAACACTGCCGCGACGTCGTGCTGCTCCAGGACGTGCCGCCTGACAAGTGCGTGCAGCCAGTCTTTCTGCTGCTGGTGATCAAGTCCTCGCCCAGCAATTACGAGCACCGGGAGCTGGTGTGGCTCAGGTGGGGCCGTAAGCGCCAGGTGCACGGCGTCTAGCTGCGCCGCCTCTTCCTCGTGGGCACGGACCCCAACCCGCCGGAGACGCGCAAGGTCAACCGGCTGTAAGCCATGGAGGCGCGGATGCACGGTGACATCCTGCAGTGGGATTTCTACGACTCATTCTTCAACCTCACGCTCAAAcag GTGCTCTTCCTACAGTGGCAGAAGACAAGGTGCAC TGCCAGTTTTATGCTCAACTGGGATGATGACGTCTTTGCCCACCCAGACAACGTGGTCACCTACCTTCAGGGCGACAACCCTGACCACCACCTCTCTGTGGGGCAGTTGACCCACAGTGTGTGCCCCGTCTGCCTTCCCTGGAGCAAGTACTATGTGCCAAAGGTGGTGACAGAGGAGGAACACTACCCGCCCTACTGCAGGGGTGGTGGCTTCCTACTGTCCCGCTTCACAGCCACCGCCC TGCAACACACCCCCGCCCTGGACCTCTTCCCCATGGATGATGTCTTCCTGGGCATGTGCCAAAAGCAGGAGGG CTCACACAGTGGTATCCTCACGGCCGGTGTTCAGGCCCCCTCCAGCCGCCTGTCCTCCTTCGACCCCTGCTTCTACCGAGAGCTGCCGCTGGTGCACCGCTTCCTGCCCTACGAGATGCTGCTCATGTGGGACGTGCTGAACCAGCCCAACCTCACCTGTGACAAGCGGACACAGATCTACTGA
- the INSL3 gene encoding insulin-like 3, with amino-acid sequence MDPRRLTWALVLLGPALALALGPALAQESPEKLCGHHIVRALVRLCGGPRWSSEDGRPVAGGDRELLQWLEGQHLLHGLMASEDPVLVLAPQPLPQASRHHHHRRHRAAASNPVRRCCLSGCTRQDLLTLCPH; translated from the exons ATGGACCCCCGTCGGCTCACCTGGGCGCTGGTGCTGCTGGGCCCGGCCTTGGCGCTCGCCCTAGGCCCTGCCCTCGCCCAGGAATCACCCGAGAAGCTGTGCGGCCACCACATCGTGCGCGCGCTGGTGCGGCTGTGCGGGGGCCCGCGCTGGTCCTCCGAGGATGGGCGACCTGTGGCCGGCGGCGACC GTGAGCTGCTACAGTGGCTGGAAGGACAACATCTCCTCCATGGGCTGATGGCTAGTGAGGACCCCGTGCTGGTACTCGCcccacagcccctgccccaggcctctcGCCATCACCACCACCGCCGCCACCGGGCAGCTGCCAGCAACCCTGTCCGTCGCTGCTGCCTCAGTGGCTGCACCCGGCAAGACCTGCTGACCCTCTGTCCCCACTGA